The region TCCAGCAGCATTGACGAGGACAACGATGTCAGCGACGACTGACCTCCTCCCCTCCCCTCGtggtttttaatttatcgcctttagttttttattttagcTTTAAATATactatgtatatgtgtacgtacttattaaatttaaaatttggtTGGTTGCGCCTATATTGGCACTTGTTCGTCTCTGTCTGGCAGGTCGTACAGCTCTCCCCTGTTATCTCTTCTTCTCAGCTTGTGCGTTCCTGCGTACGACGGGTTTCTCTTCTTCAGTGCGTTGAGTCCTCCTCCCTCGTCGAACACTTGTCTTTGCTGCgcctcgtcctcgtcgtcttcTCTCGTCAGGAAGTCCGGCGGCACGTGTGCGAACTGCACTCCTGGCGACTTTTCCACGTACCTCAGGTTATCcagtattttaattttaattttttccagGTGCTCCGGCGTGTTATAGTTTGTCATTTGTGAGGGCGTCAGGTGCAGCTGGAAGTCTGGTGCGTAGTAGTCGTAGTAGTCGTTGAGTGATATTTGGTTCGACATGTCTTCGTGCTTGTTCAGGATGACTCCTGTTTCGTACGCCCAGCACCTTGCCACGTTTCTTATTGTGTATCCTCCTCCTcccagcaccagcagtgGGATGTTGAGGCTTCTTACGTATTGCACGCATGCTGCGTGTCCTTTGATTGTCAGGTTAAATCTTCCCAGTCTATCTCCTGTCAGTGAATCTGCTCCGCACTGCAGTACTATTGCTCCTGGGTTGTATACTTCCACGCACTTTCCGATGACCACCTTGAACAGGTCCACGAAGCTTTCGTCGTCCATTCCGTCGTTAAGTGGCACGTTCACTGAGTAGTACTTTCCTGAGGACACTCCCACGTCCGTCACGTCTCCTGTTCCTGGGAAGAAGTTTCCGAACTTGTGGAAGCTCACTGTCATGACTCTGTGTGTTACGTAGAATGCTTCTTCTACTCCGTCTCCGTGGTGCACGTCTATGTCGATGTACATTACTCTCGCGTGGTACTTTAGCAACTC is a window of Theileria orientalis strain Shintoku DNA, chromosome 2, complete genome DNA encoding:
- a CDS encoding histone deacetylase yields the protein MDKRVSYFYDPDVGSYYYGPGHPMKPQRIRMAHALVLSYDLYRHMEIFRPHKAVEPELLSFHDSEYVHFLSGVSPENYRDFTYQLKRFNVGEATDCPVFDGLYVFQQSCSGASIDAAHRLNNQQADICVNWSGGLHHAKRSEASGFCYLNDIVLGILELLKYHARVMYIDIDVHHGDGVEEAFYVTHRVMTVSFHKFGNFFPGTGDVTDVGVSSGKYYSVNVPLNDGMDDESFVDLFKVVIGKCVEVYNPGAIVLQCGADSLTGDRLGRFNLTIKGHAACVQYVRSLNIPLLVLGGGGYTIRNVARCWAYETGVILNKHEDMSNQISLNDYYDYYAPDFQLHLTPSQMTNYNTPEHLEKIKIKILDNLRYVEKSPGVQFAHVPPDFLTREDDEDEAQQRQVFDEGGGLNALKKRNPSYAGTHKLRRRDNRGELYDLPDRDEQVPI